The following is a genomic window from Candidatus Diapherotrites archaeon.
ATTAGGCGTTTGACGTAATTGGTTAAGACAATTTGGCAAGTTTTTTAAATGTTCAGGCATCTTAATTGTTATTCAAAAAAGAATTCAAAGCAGAATTCGGGTGAATTATAAAGATATGATTGAAGTAAGGTTTCATGGAAGGGCAGGGCAGGGGATTGTAACTGCAGCTGAATTACTTGCATTTGCTGCAAGCTATGAAGGAAAATTCACTCAAGCCTTCCCTTTCTTCGGATCAGAGAAGAGAGGGCCTCCTGTAACAAGCTATTGCAGGATAGATGAAGCCCCAATCAAACTGCATGAAGAGATTGCAGAGCCAGACATTGTTGTAGTAACAGACAAAACCATTCTCCCTTCAGTGAACGTTGAATCAGGCCTCAAAGAAAAAGGCATAATTATAATCAATTCCTCTGATGGAGCAAAAAAATTATTCAAAACAAAAAATGTTTTCTCAGTTGACGGCACAGCAATAGCAGTAAAATACTTTTCCAGGCCAATCACCAACACTGTGCTTTTGGGGGCTCTCTCAAAAGTCACAGAAATAGTGAAAATTG
Proteins encoded in this region:
- a CDS encoding pyruvate ferredoxin oxidoreductase subunit gamma, coding for MIEVRFHGRAGQGIVTAAELLAFAASYEGKFTQAFPFFGSEKRGPPVTSYCRIDEAPIKLHEEIAEPDIVVVTDKTILPSVNVESGLKEKGIIIINSSDGAKKLFKTKNVFSVDGTAIAVKYFSRPITNTVLLGALSKVTEIVKIESIERAIQERFKGEIAEKNIKAIQECYKKVKK